In a genomic window of Mercenaria mercenaria strain notata chromosome 19, MADL_Memer_1, whole genome shotgun sequence:
- the LOC123543253 gene encoding zinc finger protein 675-like codes for MASSSTSNEKYCHRSDMSKKIVSKEKDLKSHISTEKQQRFKCEICSKTFSLSGTLRRHVRLHTGLGLSECNICKKSFIRAKDLKHHQSVHTGERPYVCEICKKSFRYPANLRQHRKIHTGMLPFKCNVCGKKFRSKENLRVHLHIHTGERSYECKICGKAFSEREYLKEHEIVHTNVKAYQCVICKKSFKRAKTLNDHRNTHSPEKVYKCSICQKSFNWRGNLYAHMKHHSDDRPFECDLCSKKFKRAADLRRYKLIHTGERPFECETCKKAFKTSSDLKRHIISIHTKTVHVKSLSEQHT; via the coding sequence ATGGCTTCAAGCagtacatcaaatgaaaaatactgtcATAGATCCGACATGTCTAAGAAAATAGTTAGTAAGGAAAAAGACTTAAAATCACATATTAGTACAGAAAAGCAGCAGCGTTTTAAGTGTGAAATATGCTCAAAAACATTCAGCCTGTCTGGTACGTTACGCAGACATGTGCGTCTCCATACAGGTTTAGGTCTGTCAGAGTGCAATATATGCAAGAAAAGTTTCATCCGTGCAAAAGATTTAAAACATCACCAGTCCGTTCATACTGGAGAACGCCCTTACGTatgtgaaatttgtaaaaaatctttcAGATATCCAGCCAATTTACGTCAACATAGGAAGATTCATACTGGAATGCTTCCATTTAAGTGCAATGTCTGTGGGAAAAAATTCCGCTCGAAAGAAAATTTAAGGgttcatttacatattcataCAGGAGAACGGTCTTACGAATGCAAGATCTGTGGAAAGGCATTCAGTGAACGTGAATATTTGAAAGAACATGAAATTGTTCATACCAATGTAAAAGCATATCAATGCGTTATTTGTAAGAAATCGTTCAAAAGAGCTAAAACATTGAATGACCATAGAAATACCCATTCTCCAGAGAAAGTTTATAAATGTTCTATTTGCCAAAAATCATTTAATTGGAGAGGAAACTTATATGCCCATATGAAACATCATTCGGATGATAGACCGTTCGAGTGTGACTTGTGTAGCAAAAAGTTCAAGAGAGCAGCGGACTTGCGTAGATATAAACTTATTCACACTGGAGAACGGCCTTTTGAGTGTGAGACAtgcaaaaaagcttttaaaacctCTTCTGACTTAAAGAGACACATAATTAGTATTCATACCAAGACTGTTCATGTGAAGAGCCTTTCAGAGCAACATACATAA
- the LOC123542357 gene encoding transcription intermediary factor 1-alpha-like has translation MEVSGKLAEAGQDLQLCEHCQFENVTTKANGICRDCEEYMCDACFRHHLKGKRNRNHELIDMNDPDIAARKSAEEVEKCKKHDDEAIRFYCRKHDIVGCGDCIILEHSTCKPEYIKDLSKNVQETEDFINLKRKIEQLELENKATYENVQKNRKDYKGMHEEVLTKIRKFRTDINIYLDKAEAAIISEMKQLMSNNDKLLDKLDTDCAKYLSEIEGLYQKLDPTVHRENVLFIQTVRSKASVLEIEHELSKTVQSVCEVKCYEFVSNQHLSSIIKSREKLGQLNISDINEPKHDEITKLDMNVDTLTFVEPEKPKKPVQQETDTKTGVRQPIDFVGARVKATNSVLKTLLGKTGTVTAVRPDGSFDVKWDHSGKTLSGYSEGYGYKGVKLI, from the exons ATGGAAGTTTCCGGTAAACTAGCTGAAGCTGGACAAGATTTACAATTATGTGAACATTGTcaatttgaaaatgttacaacAAAAGCAAATGGAATATGTCGGGACTGTGAGGAATATATGTGCGACGCCTGCTTCCGGCATCATCTGAAGGGTAAAAGGAATAGAAATCATGAATTGATTGATATGAATGACCCAGATATTGCTGCAAGGAAAAGTGCAGAAGAAGTAGAGAAATGTAAAAAACACGACGATGAGGCAATAAGATTTTATTGTCGTAAACATGACATTGTTGGATGTGGTGACTGTATTATACTAGAGCATAGTACATGTAAACCCGAATACATAAAGGATTTATCGAAAAACGTTCAAGAAACCGAAGATTTTATAAACTTGAAGAGGAAAATTGAACAACTGGAGCTTGAGAACAAAGCGACCTATGAGAACGTTCAAAAGAATCGAAAAGATTATAAAGGGATGCACGAGGAAGTGCTAACTAAGATAAGGAAGTTTAGAACAGATATCAATATTTATCTGGATAAGGCAGAGGCAGCTATTATATCTGAAATGAAACAACTTATGTCCAACAACGACAAACTCCTTGATAAGCTAGACACCGATTGTGCAAAATATTTGTCTGAAATTGAAGGTTTATACCAGAAACTTGACCCAACAGTCCATAGAGAAAATGTACTGTTTATACAAACAGTACGTAGCAAAGCAAGTGTTCTGGAAATTGAACATGAGCTGTCAAAAACTGTACAATCAGTATGCGAAGTCAAATGTTATGAATTTGTTTCTAACCAACATTTGTCCAGTATCATCAAATCAAGAGAGAAACTTGGCCAACTCAATATTTCGGATATAAATGAACCAAAGCATGATGAAATCACAAAATTGGATATGAACGTTGATACATTAACATTCGTGGAACCAGAGAAGCCAAAGAAGCCAGTGCAGCAGGAAACAGATACAAAAACTG GTGTGAGACAGCCAATTGATTTTGTCGGTGCCCGTGTAAAAGCAACAAACTCAGTTTTGAAA ACCCTTCTTGGCAAGACAGGTACTGTAACAGCTGTACGTCCAGATGGATCTTTCGATGTGAAGTGGGATCATAGTGGAAAAACACTCTCTGGTTACAGTGAAGGATATGGATACAAAGGAGTCAAACTCATCTAA